The following are from one region of the Magallana gigas chromosome 6, xbMagGiga1.1, whole genome shotgun sequence genome:
- the LOC105329258 gene encoding E3 ubiquitin-protein ligase RNF115, whose product MAEAAIERQSETSKFYCHSCSEEINPKPDFTCPKCENGFIEELTEDLAETPSPQPAQQLDPAAQFTELWGRAFLESFENHSGSGSSNATQNGVESESEEEEGRPRTRGHGLRPLTRISVRTGAGRNRPMSQPQYLHGLLQLFVDRLTGEMGQPMNFMTLHGNPADYAWGVGGLDNIITQLLNQLEGSGPAPAEKSKIDSLPNVKVTQPQVDNILQCSICMEDFELHENVKKLPCEHHYHKVCIVTWLEMHGTCPVCRIDLNGVDNSLKNDDNLLSELENIQNDQPEPPE is encoded by the exons GATTTTACGTGTCCCAAATGTGAAAATGGATTTATAGAAGAACTAACTGA AGATTTAGCTGAGACCCCCAGTCCCCAACCAGCTCAACAGCTTGATCCTGCTGCACAGTTTACAGAA CTATGGGGAAGAGCCTTTTtagaaagttttgaaaatcattctgGATCTGGTTCCTCAAACGCCACACAGAATGGAGTGGAGTCCGAGTCGGAAGAGGAAGAAGGGCGACCGAGGACGCGTGGCCATGGCCTGAGACCACTGACCCGGATATCTGTCAGAACAGGGGCGGGGAGGAACCGACCAATGAGTCAACCACAATATTTACATGG GCTTTTGCAGTTATTTGTTGATAGATTAACTGGGGAAATGGGACAACCCAT GAACTTTATGACACTTCATGGGAACCCTGCTGATTATGCTTGGGGTGTAGGAGGTCTCGACAACATTATAACACAG TTGCTTAATCAATTAGAGGGATCTGGGCCAGCACCAGCTGAAAAGAGTAAAATAGATTCATTACCAAATGTTAAAGTAACCCAGCCTCAAGTTG ataacattttacaatgttcaATATGTATGGAAGATTTTGAGTTACATGAAAACGTGAAAAAATTACCATGTGAACACCATTATCACAAGGTGTGCATTGTCACCTGGCTAGAAATG CATGGAACCTGTCCTGTGTGTCGAATTGACCTAAATGGTGTTGATAATTCTCTAAAAAATGACGACAATTTACTCTCAGAGTTGGAGAACATTCAGAATGACCAGCCCGAACCACCAGAGTGA
- the LOC105329256 gene encoding AP-5 complex subunit beta-1 isoform X2 has protein sequence MYELLIHKMSEWEDFLNKSRQIVSSGTCEKLFDDNYYVFDVIKLLYKETADEKTKLEQLVLIEEFSQQAGVQSSNIDQIVESLLDVFHQLIKRGRDVNVSCQILTTLTTILVLYDQLETETCQSVVQTLLAIVCNGINMTENRPLRSTACQCLLQLEDSKAGLLWKEKDSLIKLMRQERTSVYEDYVMLVTQILQNGISAPDDIRSEDREVDRVVAHDSSEYRQLVSQIMDNTSLFSQGGLWHIVLDLVNIVKNYHEISATIFKPMMLHHMSTFDTPLLHLVVFIQNEFEKEVLTDIEERQLQNRILAGLNHPSLTPAQRLFYCHWIESLSNVQLDKHESCIRIKDDQQLVFFPSAFDPIDCQLAKLALLNFCFPSLVKEENGQAAAMLLGGVGYLHKLVWHTGSQRAAKALFRALFSMYRRHCSKSFSQDINRFLRGLISGFPFFIPQALDFIESLREMTPESPVYLEILQLLHQQVINTPQQQAAQYCYFYLQVLKRASLQSEIVPQGTVRFLSYLAENSLSVDEGSWKLGIAILSVCQNILVCHGTRDLYVEMGDLLFYLMTHYRDTDIRDKARFYYMLITSATDEKICMIIQPTTDSHFFHTEAISTLLPNNKAKGHSNVKELEKSILSLEKLKVQAETYLDDQYQDADNTSSSICDLKTYYSVLKKYKTVLKTVHRLRMVHPCFQPIRKACITFNRYQMIISSCYCQLCIDRKSPGSSSPVCIL, from the exons ATGTACGAGTTACTAATTCACAAAATGTCGGAGTGGGAGGATTTCCTAAACAAAAGCAGACAAATTGTTTCTTCTGGAACATGTGAGAAATTATTTGATGACAACTATTATGTTTTTGACGTTATTAAG CTGTTATATAAGGAAACTgcggatgaaaaaacaaaattggagCAGTTGGTTTTAATAGAAGAATTTAGTCAGCAGGCAGGCGTCCAGAGTTCAAA CATTGACCAAATTGTGGAGTCGCTGCTAGATGTGTTTCATCAGTTGATAAAGAGAGGCAGAGATGTCAATGTTTCCTGCCAGATTCTAACAACTTTAACTACAATACTTGTTCTCTATGACCAGTTG GAAACAGAGACTTGTCAGTCTGTTGTACAGACTCTTCTTGCCATTGTTTGTAATGGTATTAACATGACAGAAAATCGGCCTCTACGTTCCACTGCTTGTCAATGCCTACTGCAGTTAGAGGATAGCAAAGCA GGATTGCTATGGAAGGAGAAGGACTCGCTGATAAAGTTGATGAGACAGGAAAGAACAAGTGTGTATGAAGATTATGTGATGCTAGTCACACAAATTCTTCAGAATGGAATCAG tgCCCCTGATGATATTAGATCAGAGGACAGG GAGGTGGACAGAGTTGTGGCCCATGATTCCTCTGAGTACAGGCAGCTGGTGTCCCAGATAATGGACAATACCTCACTCTTCTCCCAGGGAGGACTGTGGCACATTGTGCTAGATCTTGTGAATATTGTAAAGAATTACCATGAAATTTCTGCCACT ATTTTTAAACCCATGATGCTTCATCACATGTCAACATTTGATACACCATTACTTCACTTAGTGGTATTTATACAG AATGAGTTTGAGAAGGAGGTTCTGACTGATATTGAGGAGAGACAGCTTCAAAACAGAATACTGGCAGGACTGAATCACCCCTCCCTTACCCCAGCCCAGAGACTTTTCTACTGTCACTGGATAGAGAGCTTATCCAAT GTGCAGTTGGATAAACACGAGTCTTGCATCAGAATTAAAGATGACCAGCAGCTTGTCTTTTTCCCTAGTGCTTTTGATCCCATTGACTGCCAACTTGCCAAGCTGGCACTTCTAAATTTCTGTTTTCCATCACTGGTAAAAGAGGAAAATG GTCAGGCTGCTGCCATGTTGTTAGGTGGAGTGGGATATCTACATAAATTGGTCTGGCACACTGGAAGTCAGAGGGCTGCTAAAGCTTTGTTTCGAGCTTTATTTTCAATGTATCGACGCCATTGCAGCAAGTCTTTTTCCCAAGATATCAACAG ATTTTTGCGTGGACTGATATCCGGGTTCCCATTCTTTATTCCTCAGGCTTTGGATTTCATAGAGAGCTTAAGGGAGATGACTCCTGAAAG TCCTGTTTATTTGGAGATTCTGCAACTTCTTCATCAACAAGTTATTAATACCCCTCAGCAACAGGCTGCACAATATTGCTATTTTTACCTGCAAGTATTGAAGAGGGCATCCCTGCAGTCAGAAATAGTACCACAG GGTACTGTGAGGTTCCTGTCTTACCTAGCGGAAAATTCTCTCAGTGTAGATGAAGGAAGCTGGAAATTAGGGATTGCCATTTTATCTGTCTGTCAAAACATCTTAGTATGCCATGGAACAAGAGACCTGTATGTAG AGATGGGGGACTTGTTGTTTTACTTAATGACACACTACAGAGACACAGACATCAGGGACAAAGCCAGGTTCTACTATATGTTAATCACATCAGCCACAGATGAAAAG atatgCATGATTATACAACCTACTACTGACTCACACTTTTTCCATACTGAAGCCATTTCTACTCTCCTTCCTAACAACAAGGCAAAAGGACACAGTAATGTTAAAGAACTTGAAAAATCTATCTTGAGCCTAGAAAA ATTGAAGGTTCAAGCTGAAACATATCTTGATGATCAATATCAAGATGCAGACAATACGAGCTCATCAATTT GTGATTTAAAGACTTACTACAGTGTCctaaagaaatacaaaacagtattaaaaacagtcCACAGACTCAGAATG GTGCACCCTtgttttcaaccaatcagaaaagCCTGTATCACATTTAACAGATATCAAATGATCATCTCTTCCTGTTATTGTCAGCTCTGCATTG